The following proteins come from a genomic window of Gadus morhua chromosome 11, gadMor3.0, whole genome shotgun sequence:
- the prpf31 gene encoding U4/U6 small nuclear ribonucleoprotein Prp31, translating into MSLADELLADLEEAGEEGEDDLYGGTEEGDSDGEVAECKAEGMLEDIPEEMELDYAGTESVSSIAKLRDSKQFSEIMDKIKIYVGKQRKNSEVMGPVESDPEYRLIVAANNLTVEIENELNIIHKFTRDKYSKRFPELESLVPTSLDYVRTVKELGNNLDKCKNNENLQQILTNATIMVVSVTASTTQGTMLGDDELKKLEEACDMALELNQSKHQIYEYVESRMSFIAPNVSIIVGASTAAKIMGIAGGLTNLAKMPACNLMLLGAQRRTLSGFSSTSLLPHTGYIYHCDVVQSLPPDLRRKAARLVASKCTLAARVDSFHESGVGKVGYDLKEEIERKFDKWQEPPPVKTVKPLPAPLDGQRKKRGGRRYRKMKERLGLTEIRKHANRMTFAEIEDDAYQEDLGFSLGQLGKSGSGRVRQAQVNEATKARISKSLQRTLQKQSMTYGGKSTVRDRSSGISSSVAFTPLQGLEIVNPQAAEKKVAEANQKYFSNTSEFVKVKKE; encoded by the exons ATGTCTTTGGCGGACGAGCTACTAGCGGATCTTGAGGAGGCCGGGGAGGAAGGCGAAGACGACCTCTATGGAGGAACAGAGGAGGGAGATAGTGATGGCGAAGTTGCAGAATGCAAAGCCGAAGGCATGTTGGAAGACATCCCTGAGGAGATGGAGCTGGACTACGCTGGGACAGAGAGTGTATCATCTATCGCCAAGCTCCGAGACAGCAAGCAG TTTTCAGAAATCATGGACAAAATCAAAATCTATGTTGGAAAGCAGCGGAAAAACTCAGAAG tTATGGGCCCAGTGGAGTCAGACCCAGAATACAGACTCATCGTTGCAGCCAATAACCTCACAGTAGAGATTGAAAATGAACTGA atATCATTCACAAGTTTACCCGTGACAAATACTCAAAGAGGTTTCCAGAGCTCGAGTCACTTGTGCCAACCTCTCTGGATTACGTTCGGACGGTCAAA GAACTTGGGAACAATTTGGACAAGTGCAAGAACAACGAGAATTTGCAGCAGATCCTCACTAATGCCACGATCATGGTGGTCAGCGTCACAGCGTCTACAACACAGGG GACTATGCTTGGCGATGATGAACtgaagaagctggaggaggcctGTGACATGGCCCTGGAACTAAACCAATCCAAACACCAGATCTACGAATACGTAGAATCCAGGATGTCCTTCATCGCTCCTAATGTCTCCATCATCGTAGGAGCATCAACGGCGGCCAAGATCATGG GTATTGCCGGAGGCCTGACCAACCTGGCTAAGATGCCGGCCTGTAACCTCATGTTGTTGGGAGCCCAGAGGAGAACCTTGTCTGGCTTCAGCAGCACCTCCCTGCTGCCCCACACAGGCTACATCTACCACTGTGACGTGGTGCAGTCGCTGCCCCCT GACCTGAGGAGGAAAGCGGCTCGTCTGGTGGCCTCAAAGTGCACTCTGGCCGCCCGAGTGGACAGCTTCCATGAGAGTGGTGTAGGGAAG GTCGGCTACGACctgaaggaggagatagagaggaagttTGACAAATGGCAGGAGCCTCCCCCAGTGAAAACAGTGAAGCCCCTGCCGGCCCCACTGGACGGCCAGCGGAAAAAGAGAGGTGGAAGGAG GTATCGTAAGATGAAGGAGCGCCTGGGTCTGACGGAGATCAGGAAACACGCCAACAGGATGACCTTTGCAGAG ATTGAAGACGATGCCTACCAAGAGGATCTGGGCTTCAGTCTGGGTCAGCTGGGTAAGAGTGGCAGCGGGCGAGTCAGGCAGGCGCAGGTCAACGAGGCCACAAAGGCCCGGATCTCCAAGTCCCTCCAG AGGACATTGCAGAAGCAGAGCATGACGTATGGGGGCAAGTCTACCGTCAGAGACCGCTCTTCGGGAATCAGTTCCAGCGTGGCTTTTACTCCGCTTCAG GGCTTAGAGATTGTGAACCCGCAGGCAGCAGAGAAGAAGGTGGCTGAGGCCAACCAGAAATACTTTTCCAACACGTCCGAGTTTGTTAAGGTGAAGAAGGAATAA